CGTCGGGGGCGGCTCCGTCGCGCCGCTGGCGACGCGCGTACAGCCGACCAGCAGGCTGGCAGCGAGCGTCACCAGGATGCTGCCAGCCTGCTGGCGGCGTCCTGGTGACATTGGCCGCCGTGCTGGGCCTGCCCCCACACGATCCTCCCGTGCTGCTGCCCCACGGCCAGCCGGGCCGTGGCGGTACGGTCAAGTATCCAGAAGACGGCGAATCCAGACCAACCACCGGCTGCCCGATCCGGGACGAAACGGGCCGAAACAGGGAGATCCGGGCGCATCACGCGGAAACTGTAACGCCGGGCGTGGGCAGGCCTGAGGCGGCGCGAGGATCATCAGGGGCGCGGCGGGATCCGAAGCTGCATGCCGATCTTGACGCTGTCAGGGTTCTCGCCGATCAGGGAGCGATTCGCGTCGTAGATGCGACGCCAGGCAGACGGGTCGCCGTAGAAGCGCTCGGCGATGGTGGCCAGGGTGTCGCCTTCGGCCACGGTGTACGTCTCGCCAGCAGCCGGCGATGGGCTCGGGGACGGGCTGGGCGACGGCGGCGCTGGTGACGGAGACGGCGGCGTCAGCGGTCCGGACGGCGTGCCGGACGCGGGTGATGCCACAGCCGTCACAGCAGCAGGTGTCGGCGTCGGCGTGCTGCCGCCGACCCACCCGCACGCCAGGATCAGTACCGTCCCGACGACGAGGACGTGGACGGCGAGCCGGGGAGTTGGGCGGGCGAACTTCCTGAACATCGTGTAGGGAACGGTACGTCGGCACACGGGCCGACGCAACGGTTTCCAGCACGATTGGGGCCGGTTCGTGACGTTGCCGCTGCTATACTCGAAGCCTGATGGCAGACGTTCAGCCGTTCAGGGGCTTGCGATTCTCGGCGGCAGCAGCGCCGGACATCGGCCAGGTGCTCTGCCCGCCGTACGATGTCATCGATGCCACTGATGATGCGCGGTTGCGAGCGCAGCACCCGCTGAACGTCGTGCGGGTCGAGTTGACGACAGCCTCGGTGAGCGGCGGCGACGACGGCCGCTACCAGGAGGCGGCGGACACGTTGCACCAGTGGCGCGAGCAGGGCGCACTGGTTCGGGAGCCGGAGCCGGCCTACTACCTCCACGAGGCCACGTTCGTCGTGCCGCCGCTGGCCGGGCAGCCCGGGCGGACGGCCACCCGCCGCGAGCTGATCGCTGCCGTCCGGGTCCAGCCGTGGGAAGACCGGGCGGTTCTCCCGCACGAGCACACCTACCCGCGCGCCAAGGCTGACCGTCTGCGGCTGCTGGCGGCCACCGAGACGAACCTCAGCCCGATCCTGGCGTTCTTTCAGCGCAACGGTCAACGCGACGGCCAGCGTGACAGTCAGCGCGCGGGGCAGGCCGTGTCGCAAGCGCGCGGTGATGACAGGCCGACCGGGGCGGCGTCTGGCCCGGACGCCGTCGATGCCGCCTGGGCCTGGACGGCTGGCCGCACACCCGACGCCGAGGGAACCGATGCCGAAGGTGTTGGGCACCGGCTGTGGGTGCTCGCCGAGCCGGCCCTGGTGGACGGTCTGCGCGCATACTTCAGCGGCCGTCCCCTGTTCATCGCGGACGGCCACCATCGCTACGAGACGGCCCTGAACTACCTGGCGGACCGTCGCCAACAGGCCGGCGGCGACCTCCCCGCCGATCACCCCGCCCGCTTCGTGATGATGCACCTCATCGCCGAGGACGATCGGGGGCTGGTGATCCTGCCGCTGCACCGGCTCCTGCGCGGAGTCGGTCAGGGCGCTGCTGAGTCGCTGCTGCCGGCGCTGCGCGCCTCGTTCGACGTCGGCCCGCAGACGGCGACGCCCATCGAGGCCGTCCTGACTGCGCTGGACGAGCACGGCACGAACGGCCAGGCGCTGGCCCTGCTCGACGCCGGATCTAGCGACGCCGCGCTGCTGACGCGAGCGGCAGACGCCCCGCTCCCGGCATCCATCCCGGCCGACCGCGACATCTCCTGGCAGTCGTTGGACGTGGTGCTGCTCGACTCGACCATCGTGCGGCCCCTGCTGGCAGAGCACAACCTCCACGCCGAGGACGCCATCGCCTACACCCGCGACGCCGAGGACGCCGTGCGGCAGGTGCGTAGCGGTGCGGCAGACATCGCGGTGCTGGTCAACCCGACCCGGGTGGAGCAGATCGCGGCGGTGGCGCTGGCCGGCGAGCGCATGCCGGAGAAGTCCACCTACTTCTACCCGAAGGCCCCGACGGGGCTGGTCTT
This genomic interval from Chloroflexota bacterium contains the following:
- a CDS encoding LysM peptidoglycan-binding domain-containing protein codes for the protein MFRKFARPTPRLAVHVLVVGTVLILACGWVGGSTPTPTPAAVTAVASPASGTPSGPLTPPSPSPAPPSPSPSPSPSPAAGETYTVAEGDTLATIAERFYGDPSAWRRIYDANRSLIGENPDSVKIGMQLRIPPRP
- a CDS encoding DUF1015 domain-containing protein, which gives rise to MADVQPFRGLRFSAAAAPDIGQVLCPPYDVIDATDDARLRAQHPLNVVRVELTTASVSGGDDGRYQEAADTLHQWREQGALVREPEPAYYLHEATFVVPPLAGQPGRTATRRELIAAVRVQPWEDRAVLPHEHTYPRAKADRLRLLAATETNLSPILAFFQRNGQRDGQRDSQRAGQAVSQARGDDRPTGAASGPDAVDAAWAWTAGRTPDAEGTDAEGVGHRLWVLAEPALVDGLRAYFSGRPLFIADGHHRYETALNYLADRRQQAGGDLPADHPARFVMMHLIAEDDRGLVILPLHRLLRGVGQGAAESLLPALRASFDVGPQTATPIEAVLTALDEHGTNGQALALLDAGSSDAALLTRAADAPLPASIPADRDISWQSLDVVLLDSTIVRPLLAEHNLHAEDAIAYTRDAEDAVRQVRSGAADIAVLVNPTRVEQIAAVALAGERMPEKSTYFYPKAPTGLVFRRLA